The DNA window AACTTATACTGCAATACATCAAGTATTTTATGTGCATACCTTCTTATACAAACAAACTCTGCAATGACACCATTGACAACATTATCTTACTGATAACTTACATCACGcctttctttataattttattactcatcTTTATCAATAAACACTTCTCACACAATAACTGTTATTCAACCTTCAGTCCTTCACTCGTACTTTATTTCGTTCTTATCTTACTACCCTCAATATGACCGACAATAGTTTAGCAGTACTTAGGTACtcaattacaattaatataatattattatgtgaaacAAATTCATTGTTATGAGTGCTTGTTTGATTTGTGACCTCATTTGTAGCAGGAAAAGGAATTAAATTGATGATAACGCTCGCTTCGGCGGCCATGTTGTTTGTCACATTAAACGTTCGTTCTGACTGTACCAGGACCACAGATGCGTAGGGCGTGTCATGAAAAAATGCCAGATTCCATTCCGCACATATTATATTCTGATTTCGTAATGAGATCTAATTTATGAAACGATTGTGTAATgtgatgtaggtactaaatatctacatacatttcAAGTCCTTAAGATTATCCCGATAGCTACAAACTAGATTGAGATTTACTCGGAAGTGAATACCTTATTAGCTAAGTTATTATCTATACAAAACAACAGAGTAAATTCTCACGGATATAAGGATAAAATGGGTAAGGATAATCAACACTCAACATGTGTATATACAAAATCATGTGTTCCTTAGATAAAAACTTTGTTATAGAGGAAACTGAACTATATAAACGACTAGTGCCTAAAGGgctaatacaaatatttacccCAATTAGActaaacaatatacataataacaaaacaaacagcgCATTCTTGTAAATAATTAGAATAACGATAATGCTTTTAATCAATGGCTCACTTAGATAATTACAATAACCGAGTCAGATAAATAGCAAGCCAAAACACAGTCCCGCCGCTAGAGTTTATTTGATAGTGGACATTGTACCTGTAAGTAACCGTAGCTCATTATTTTTAGCCGCGACTTGCATCCGCGTCCGTTATAACTACACGTAAATGTTTATGTTCCAACTAACACGCGTTACAGTTTCGAAATCTTCTGAGAACATTCACATGCTGTAGTGTGCAACATGTTGCTTTCAATCGATTTTAATCGTCCCGTGCTgcgtttgttttattgttactacATGTATCTTGTCTGTTGGTGGATGCAATTCCTCAATTTAACATAAAGGAAACGTTAATAAACATGcagaaaattgttgtttttaaaggttatttcaatataaaacatttaatgtttaaattctATAGCCGCTCCTGAAGCTGCTTcatattcttatttaaaaaaatggtaaatgTAGTATTGTAGTTCTAtagcaataattattattccacTAGGGTGAAGAATCCGTCGGTTCGATCAACACAATGTCGATATGCAAGTCAGAACTTCTGTTCTCCCCCGTAAAAGAGGGTGTGCATGGTGTCCACTTCAGCGTCGACAGTTTGGACTGCGAACTGCCCTCTGAGCAGGATCTTATACTCACCTGCCAAGCCAACAAGGACAACTACACCATCGCCTTTGAGGGCAGTCTCACCACATACTCTGAGGACAGTGAGTGCGTTGAACCGGCCGTCAATCAAAAACATGGTAAGCAACACCGAATCCCTTCCTAGAACTACTGATGCATACCATTATAATGATATAATGTTTACTATGACGATAATTTGCACACCTGAACTGAATCATTGGTGTGTAATTACTCACAATAACTTGCCAGCTCATACAGTTATCTGTTTTCAGACAAATTGGGCGAGGAAGAAACCTTAATTTTAGATAACGATGAAAGAACGCGCAGGAATTTAGAATTATTAGAGAGATGTAAGAAATTAACTAATAAGCTAACGACGTCTATGGCTAGAAGCGATTTAGGATTAACTACATGGAGTAAGCTTAAGAAACAAACAAGTCAGTCACCCTTAAGgaggtaattaatattattacaataaatagtataattactatattttgttatttattcgaTATTTAATGATGAATTTAATTTTAGGCATCCCTCTGGAAATAACAATGAAGGTTCAAATGAAGCGACTGATGTAACAGACGACAACATGAGCAATTCAGTCATCAAAAGCCAAAGTTTGCCAAATCTGTATAGGCGAAAACTTATGAATAGTTCCATAAATTCAGCTGCTCTGAGTAATTCAACGGTATGTACCCGGTGTCATTGCCAAGAAATTTAGTGGCATCTAATTTCTCGCGTATTTATATTGTGCTAACGATATGTTTTATTCGCAGGTCGATTCTTTCACCGTTAATCAAAGACTAATGGGTACTCCAATGTGCATGAAAGTGTACGATGTCTCACAACACCGGTCACAAGGAAGCCAACATTCAGAACCTATGAGCACATCTTCAACTGATAACCAAACTTCTTCAGATAAAAGTCaaccaaaacaaacatttagtttagtaaagttatttatgaaacaaaagaGCATGAGCAACGATGGAATCGTAAGCATGGATCAGATGGATAGATCAGAGTGCTGGCCGTCGAGCTCAGGAGGAGAAAGTGGAGAATCAATGGGCGAGCAAAAATTAGTCGACTCCAAAACTGCAATTTCTGAGCGCCCTCAAATTGATTTACCGAGTACTGCTGTAGAAGAAGTTTCATCAGTGGTCTATGAAGAGATACAGACAGTAAATCCTTACAATAACAGAGTATACGATGAAGTTTTAATTGAAGAAGAAGAAACGGGTGATGGATCCAAATTGAGTGACAGTGAGAGTAATCTTTATGCTACAGTTAACAAACCACATATTAAGagaactaatttaaatattatgaatagtCCGTCTAGAATGAGAACTAATAGAAAATCAtgttcttcccaatcttcaGCCACTAGTGTAAGCATTTCAAGCTGCTCTGAGTCTGACGGTACGCAAATAACTAAAATGAATAGGCTGTTACAACGTGAGCCTTGCGATCACAAATCGACGTCAACTCACCTTGAAACCGATACCATAGATAAGAGTATACAAACATCCAGCATGCAATTATCTAACATGtctcaaaaagaaatattcaaggtcGTTGAACCTtcatttttagaaaaattaaaagaagGTGATTGCGAAAAGCCTGTTTTCGTTTTATATCCCAGCTATACTTTGCCAGACATTAGCTTCCTGAACGGAAgaccaaacatttatttaaatccttTAAAAGTAAACATATCTCCCAGATCGAGTGAAAGCAAGAAAAACAGACTGCAAGTCAAAGGTAAACGACCGTTCTCATGCAATGATCTTGAAATGTTAAAGAAAAAGGGACTCGGTCATATAAAAGACTGGGATTCACTAAACTTTTTACTTCCAACGGAATGTAAACAATTGCTCTCTGAAGTTCCTGAACTTATGCAGCACATGAAAGAAAAAGAAGGTACGCAAAAATGCGGAGACAAATATTGCAGTGCTTCACCAGCATCGAGATCTAAAAACCGACCAACAAGTTGTGATTGTAACAACTTAGTGGGCAACACTACAACAGTATCTTCGAGCTCGAGTACAGCTACTCAGCCATCTTCGGGATATCGTGGTTCATCCACAATGCTCACCGACTCTTCGGCTCAAAACAGTCCTGCTCCAGCTGGGAATTTCAATCCATTGTTTGTGTATCGTTACGATAGCGCAACAAGCTCAGAAGCAAGTGGTGTTAACAACGAGGGTCAGAGAATAAATCCCAATATTCCAAAAAGATCACTCTCATTGGCAGATCAAACTCGTATTCCCAAACAAGGTGAATTAGCGCCACCAAGGCCACCATTGCCAAAAAGCATATTACGTAAGTCAATGGATAAGACACGGAAGTCTAGCACACATACTAAACGATACAGTATGTTCGAAATGGATGATCTTATACAAGATCCAGTTGTATGCATGACAGCAGCAACGGAACACAAAACTAAGAGAAGATCGTTGCAAGAACCTTACTATCTCCAGAATCAAACTATGGATTATAGGAAGAACAACGATATTGCTGCGAAAAGATTATCACAACAATTCCTCGATGCTGCAGAGAAAGACGCAGATTACAACGAATATTATCCAGATGAAGGTGTTGGAACGGAAAGTAGCCTTGAATCTGGAAAATCGAATGAATTAAAGTTTCATAGGCCACACACTCCACCATTGCCTAAGCCAAGAACAAAGCAGATGGAATATACTGAATTTCCACCTCCTGGTGCACTCATCAGTAGTGCAGATTTACAACAACTTGAGGAGTTCTTGAAACACAGTGGATTTAACTGTCTAAACATGGATGAGTGGGATCAGAATCAAGTTCAAAAGGTAAGGAACCAGGTGTCCAAATTTCTGCAGATGAAGCGATCTCAGGAGGAGAACCAAAGGTCCACGGAATCAAGTGGCAGTAGTTGTAATAGTAAGAAATCAGTGAGTTTTGCGCAGAAGTCTGAGGTCACGAAGGCCGAAAGCCAACAGTCTCAATTAAAACCTATGGAAGATGTAAAGGGGGTCAGTCTAACCACGCCACCTAACTCTCCAAATATTTCCGCTGTGATAGCGCAGAGGCTTTATCAGGTAACGTTTCATTTGCTAATGCTAGTTCTGCTCACCCGCGTCATTGCCCGTTAATTTCTGTGAGTACCTTCGGTTCTTACTTTGCTCTTATTTTTCCGTTTATCTTCCGTTCTCAGTGtctttttgattatttttcagCATTATTACCTGCTTGTACGGATGTGCTATTATTTTAtgctgtattattttattttgcacaaatattttacttagcaAGTTGAACACGTTACCTGCGCTTGCTACTCATTAATCACTCTGCCATTAATCTAAATGTGTTATCAATGTGTTTCTTGCATGCCAAATATTGgataagattaaataatttcagGGAAAGAATTTAGCGGAAATTCCTATTTGTGAAGAAGCTGAAGTAAGCCCTGATGAATTTGGAAGTCCCATCCATCATGACGCGAGAGGAAAATACGATGTGATTGACGTATCACAAAAAAGAGGTACGAATTTACTTTAAAGAaagtataattttgttaaacTGCAAATTGCGatcaatttaatgttttttcttttatttcagcTTTAGTTTCAAATGTGACCGATGCTGTGGAAATGCTTATCCAACATTTCTCGTCTGCTACGGATCAAGCCGAGTTAGCTTTCTTAGGAGACTCCAAAGAATCTCCAGCCTGTGCAAAAATCGCCCTAAATGCATTGTGTCCAGCTTTATATGCAATATTTAGGGACGGCCTCAAAGAGAACATCGAAACTTCTTTTGGAGCCGTAAATAATTCCGTTTGGCAAATGGTAGAAGCAACCGCAAGACaaggtaaataaatagcaaCTTCTATGCCCTTTACTCTTCTGCATACCTGTAGACTGAACATTaatgtaaatgtttttgttttaggaCCAATCACAAAATCTCTAAATGAATTGGTACTGCGAATTAACAGCGAAGACGCAGTCACCGAGGGATTGGTCAAATTCAATGCCTTCATCCTTGGTTTGCTCAAGTAAGTTcagtaaattaatgttatgttaactTCATCATATCAAAGTCGttcttatttctatttaaaatgttacGTCTGTTCCAGTGCGCAATCAGTAGACGCTTGGGTGTCATACATCCGAACACGAGAGTCTATACTTGCCAAACACTACAGTCCTGATTCTCTGATCCTTGCTGGATGTGTGGGAGAACCGCGATGCCGTGCTCTTCTGGACACATTACTCGCCAGCCTTGAACCATTAAAACTCTTACCATTCTCCCTGGACCTCATGTTCGAAATGCGTGAGCTGCACAGAAGTTTCAAGAAGATCGAAAGCGACATGCGTGCCGCCAGTCGGGTAAGTTTGGATACTATCATAAAATAACATCTAATATCTAAAAGCCAACACTGAATGCTACTTTCCCATGAAATATACGTAATCAATATTCCGTGTCTTTCGTGTTCTGAAACCACTATCGCATACTATCAAACAGCCGCCTGCCGGAGCAACATCgctttatttgcattttattgtttactgcATGTGCTTAAATCACAGTTCACGGCGTACCAACGCGATATTTTAGCATTTACTTTCGTGCACAGCTTacataaaatgcaaataaacgTTTTGCCGAGCGATCGAAACCGATCGATGACCTTGTCAAGGACTTTAATTTTACTAATCTAACTTTGGATGGCATGATGCATGATGCTAAACAACATTTGGTGTATTTAACAGCCCACTTCGATTAACACTCCACCACTAACCCTGAACCAGCGGAATTTGCTGAAGCTGGTGCGTTCGATGCAGTCGAGCGGTCTCTCCAGCGACGACTGTCAGACCAGTGTCATAATGAGACATAAAGAGCCCAAAAACAAAGAGCCGTCAACACCCGACCTGCTGAATGATTCGGCAAACGTAAAGACCACAGTTGAAAAGAATAGACCACGCTCATGTGTTAATCCGACAACGATCGGTTATGATATTTGTCCGAACAACAGCAGGATAGAGATAGAAAGTAACCGCAGATGGTCCGGGGTGCACTTGGGCTCTAAGTTAATGCAGGCGTTCGATAGGCTCGTGTTCGACGACAGCGACGATTACACTGATAGCCTAGAAAACAATAAGCCTCCCACCGCTAAGCCCTCCAGCAATGAAGTGAAGGTAACTCGGCGGTGCTTTGTGTGGACATTATCTGAATGTTTTGCGCTTAGACAATGTTTTGTTGCGGTCTCCGTTGTTATTAATTTGCCGGCTGTTCTGGTACCTACCTCGCTTACTGcttctaacatttattttgtgtgcTTACTTTTGTTTTATCCTCACGTGTCGTCATGTTCAATGGTTGTGCTGCTGCATTTATGCCGTCATGTTGTACGTAAATTGTCCCTATTGAtgttttcttatattatttactcctacatagtaatttaatatcttttttcttagatttttttccCTCAATTTTGTAAAGAATGATGGTCCCGGAGAGAACTTTGTTACTAGGTGTGCCGATTATAATGGTTCTCGCATATTTTATTTAGCTGGAGTGCAGCGGTGAGGAGCATTGGCGACCAGGATCCGCCAGTAGCGGTGCCAGTGGCAACACCGGCAATGGCAGCGGCAACTCGGGTGGCAAGTTCCGTCGTCTGCAACTCAAGTGGGAAATGCTCAGTAATGCTGAAAGTCCCGTTACGCCCTCAGGTATGTTTCCTTGGTGTCACTATAAAGAATTAGTTCTAAATCAGTTTGATATATACCTTGTAGAAGCATGTTACATTTACAAATATCGACTTTTAAAAAGTTGTTGAAAATCTAATTTTCTCCAGTTGCGAATATATGTTTAAACTATTCTCCCTCATTACCATACACCCTTCGATTTGCTATTCTGTAAGTACTACACAGTAAATAACAGTATTCCAAGGGCAGACACATCGTTTCGCCGGATGTATAAACAATCGTACTTGTTATCGTCTCTCGTAGTTACAGCtactgaattaaataaactaaacgaATTCATTGAATTAAATGTAACGAAATAAAGAGAACACATAAACTGACTAAATAGTTGCAGTaatgtatacaatatacatccGTAGATAAAGTATAGATTGGCCAAACAGCAATGCAAAAACAAGTTTACATCGTTCATGAGAACAAGGAGCAGCTGTGTAAACCTTGTATTGGGGGATGATGTCATGCTTATACGAATGCCTaacttacttacatatttagGTACTACATACCACCATGTTTTTATACCAAAACATGATAgggaaagtacatataaaatatgcaGGTATATTGTCAACCAATAGGCATGATTCCAGGTACCGCTGTTAATATTGTGTTAGGTACACCATGACTAAATacgaataaatataaattttattggtTAATTTCTTGTCCAAACTGCTGGAAACCTAACTGGATgccgtttatttttttaaattagtggTTCAATTAGTTCAGATTAGATTAAAAAACTCTCTATTTTACACCATAAAAGCACaaaggacaaacattcaaaaattgacagtacaatgggcggtcttatcactaAAAAGCGATCTCTTTCAGACAACCTTTGATGGATAGATATGATTGCATTTAACAATGTTATAAAGTGTACTGTTTGTTGATGAATTCAGGAGAGACGTCACCAGCAGCGGCTCGTGGTTCCAAGATCCCCAGGCCTGTGTCGTCGCCCGTACGGCCGGTAGCACCGACGTTGCAGTCACCAGCCAAGACGACCCATCGGTAAActaacacaattatttttaaattccattCCTATATAACCTGGAGGATGaggatggagtttcttgctcgttcttctccattcgaagcaacactttggaacgagcgcctagcttcactgacggacagactgacggacaattcaatttgacgtttcaaaagtgcctaatttaggattaatggaaataaatgaCTTTTGACCTATTGTTACTAGGTTTTTGACTTCTATGAGTGTAAAGTTTCGTTGGAGTTCACATAATTACTACGAATATCCAGTAGATTCTACTGTCGGTTCAGTATTTGGCGAACATTTTGGAAAAAATGCATGCAAGACATTCGTTAGTCTATTCAACCTTTTAAAAGGTTTGAGTGTTTAGAAGcactttaattatttcaaccGACCTTGTCACAATTTCTATTACCAAACAAATCAAAtgttaacacaaaaatattgttgCTAATTGACCAGTCTCCATGCGCAATGACGGACCAATTGTCTAGAACTAAGTATGTGGTCATTGTGCCAATTCCCCCTGGACACAATTGTTACTCTGTGACAAATATGGCATAACGAGAGCTTATAGCTCCATCAACCGGCATTATGTGGCAATGTGTGTTATAACTGGTTGCTATttgagtatattttttgtatttcttttcaaTATTTCAGGATTTTTGAATAATGTAAATAGATGGTCTGTTTTTACACATAAATACTACTCGTATCTGACTACTTTGCATAGAAAAGACGAAACAAATTCAGTCACTTGAAGTTCATACCTGACAACCGTACAAGTTTTTCTAAACTGTCATTcgtttaatgttttatataacattcaaataaataaaaatacaaaaactttCTTTACAGGGGAATTCCAGTGCCTGTGCGCAAAGGGACATCTCCAACGACCACCACACCCAGAGCATCAACTGCACGGGCTGGAACTACCAACAAGAAACCACCACAAGCCGCTAACAGGTAATTACTTAATGTTTAATTCGCAACTAAATATAATTCCATATAATTCACATTATTTTCCTCTTTGTTGTGACTAAAGTGGAAAATTTTACTGAAACCAGTTCGGTATTGTCGCGCCAACTACcatatttatgtaattgttCAGACTAGGTATTTACTggaataaacaatttcaaatttcaaTCGTCATAAAGTGTTATACACTCGGTAACATAGATAAAAAATTGTCtaagaataaaaagtaatacACGAAGAAATACTTCGTCCGcttataaaatgtaggtaatgtcGAAATAgctgctatattttatttttattgagcaCAAAATGATATTTATGCTACACTTACTTCAAGGTTGAATGGGATATCACAGGTGGcgggattatttatttttatcttcctACAGAAACACTGAAAAATTCTTCTTTGTATTATGCTTTTATATAAATTTGAATAGCACCGCAATATATTTAGCTTATAATGCACATCTTCAGAGTAATACCCGAGACGACGGCGAAACGACCCGAGGTGAAGCCGAGAGTACAAAATGTAGCTGTTTGTAATACTACCAATGTTAAAAGAACACCGTATGTACTATCAATGGGAATCAATTATTACTAACATCTTCAACACAGACAGTTTTATGCTAACAGCATGTGCATGTATGTGGGTTCAGGGAAAATTGCACCTTATGATGTGAAACAAATGTCAACCGAGAGCCATGACATGGTTAGGTCAATGCTTTGTCTACGTTATTCAAATTCTCACGAAATCccaaaaataatgttacttttgttattttacttacctatgtattttcttttttggcaTGAATCGaaacatttttacaaataattttctgGAAACTGTGCCAAACAAAAGTCAGTgtccttttatttcaaattgctGCCTAATAGTCATACGCCAAAAAAAACTAGAGCATCGTCAGCTTCTGTCACCAACAGAACTAGACTTCATCTCTACTATGATGCTTTTACGCACAGTCTAGAAGAAATCGAGATATTCATACTTCCAAACATATGAGTAGAATATCGTTGTAATAAGGCTATCATGTGACGTAATTGATGTAATAACAGGACGTCCCGAGTGGACGGCGCGGGTCACGGCGGCGCGGCTCCGAGGCCGTCGTCACTGCCGTACGGCCGCACGCCGCCCCCCGCTGCTCCACGGCGAGCCGCTTCCTCATCAGCAGCGCGAGCTCACCACGCACCTACACAGCAGAAAAACAAGTACGTATTTACTGAACCTCTACATTTTTAATGCCTTCTAATTCTATTGCCAAAATTACCATTGTCAAAAATTACCGTGCTATTTTCTCAACACCTTAAGAATCATGTGTGCATCTGTACATATCCCCCATATTATAcctttatttatgttgttaacCATTTTCTATAGAAATTGTTAATCTAAAAGTTTATGATTGATTTCCAGATACGTGAGAACCCTATGGCATCGGCTACCATCAGACTCCGGGCATCTTGCGTTCAACGAAGGAGAACGTCTCCGACTGATATTGGAGGTAGACGATCAGTACCTGCTGTGTTGTCGAGGTGAACAGAAAGGGCTAGTGCCGCGCGATGCCGTGCTCTTAGAGGATTTCTGATATTGGCAACCATAGCATGACTGGCAGCCATGTTGGCGCCCGTTACGTTTGAATGGCAAACGTTAGATTCGGTGAAAATCGCATTACGTTTATATTTTTCGATGTTTTGAGATCCTTACCATGAATTTACGAATCCATCTCGTTTAAAGTCATTATAGGCATCTAAACAACGAAAAATATGTACGTGAAATGTTCGAGAATATGTGCAATAGGTTCCGGAGTGGTGAATTGTTATGGAACTATACTTTGTTTCGTCTGGAAATGTGTTTGAACTCTTGTGTTGTGTAGTTTGATTCGGTATGTGAAAAAAATGAATGTGATCGTGAACTATGCTGTTCAAAGACTATGTGAATATTCTTGTAATGTAATTCTATGTTTCATACTCTACTCCATTCGATTGGAGCGCTAATTTTATGTcttaatcattatttaaaattatttaatttcgatATTGTTACTCAGCAATATTCATTCTTCGCAGAATCTTaacatcattaaatatctctcaCATTTCTAATTATTGTAGTAAAATCTAGTCTTACGTTTTAAGGCACGACAAGGTCTTGGACtgtatataaatttattttaagtaacacAAATTGTGGGAATATTTACTGGGAATGGCTGAGCGTGATGAAGACTTGATGACGCATTGACAGTAAATATTTATCTCAATAATATGTGATATATAGAATACTATTTACTTTTATGGTAGGAACAAAATCTCATACCTTAAGGGCAAACTCCATTGTATCTTAAAATCATTTGATTCATGACTGCCAAGGGAAACACGCTCCAAAGTACTTCGTTGTTTAGATAAATTACTTAAATGTGAATTTGATGTCTAAAATTACCCTTGATATAAACGATACTTGTATAGTATACTAATTACGACCTATTGGTATTAGTGACTTAACATGGTAGGTATAAGTTTAAAGGAAATTTTATAGTAATTCGGTGACTAAGTATTGTTTGTGAATGTTTCACTAAATTTTATTACGCGGGTACGGTGTATCTGGACTTTACTGACAAACTTTGACAGGGAACTTAGCCACAGATTGTGTAACTTCTGGCTACACTAACTGCATGCGGCCTCATCCGAAACACCTTCCTTAGCGGTCTGTGGTGAACTGTTCATTAACTAGCGGTGTAGGTGGACTAACTGGTGTACATTATTAACTGCATGGCCCTTACCGACACTGCCTTCCCCGAGCCGGCCTACACTCTCAACCAAACCTCaactgacagtttataatacgGTGTTGGTGTATAACTACCTCGTATCTCTAACTGCATGCACCTCTCCACTTCACACGTCCCAATACCAGCACAATATGCTTGTAACTCTGTACGTACCTACCGTACCTGACTATGTACATTACTAGCGATATTAAATCAATTATGATATCGATATTGATATTAAAGATGGATTCGTCATCTCAATGTCTGCTTAACAGTCACgaatattattgtgatataaTGGTCATATCACTGCTATTATGATGCGGAAAGAAACGATATTttggtatgtattgtattttattgctCAAGTTGGAAGCGCAACATTATCGGATGATATGATTGATATTAATATTCGAGACGTAATACtctaatattatacctattataaatttCAGTATTCGTTATTGGTGTATAGTaactgtacataatattaacatataTGGAGTTATTCTTAGTAGTGATTTTAGAGGTCAAAATTTGTAAGAAAACGTTTTGAATGCACGATACAGTTCCTCTCGTAGTCCGTCGTGCTATCGAGTCACAACATTGGTGAACATGTAGTCGATATACTCGTAGTGGGCTAAATTATTGTAATCGCGTGTAACCGAGGAGTGTTTCTCGAGGCAGTCGTGATGTTGACTCTTGCCGACTACGTTCAGTGAACAAGTGTGAGGCTCGTCGCCGCGGTAATCTCATCTCCTAGATGCGGACGTAAGT is part of the Spodoptera frugiperda isolate SF20-4 chromosome 30, AGI-APGP_CSIRO_Sfru_2.0, whole genome shotgun sequence genome and encodes:
- the LOC118269872 gene encoding uncharacterized protein LOC118269872 isoform X16, whose amino-acid sequence is MRIKTHSDFRPNGPPPRLGLKAASPGVAGADEDCNSNTSLTGSQHSHDDIDAHCDNSGYLWFLDYNPIFRDGSCHHTSVLSSVSASYKGISDLTSRFEFTSRYNDIARDLDANLAEADMESFRTEDIHALLMTANLPHDAIIDDRTHDGEESVGSINTMSICKSELLFSPVKEGVHGVHFSVDSLDCELPSEQDLILTCQANKDNYTIAFEGSLTTYSEDSECVEPAVNQKHDKLGEEETLILDNDERTRRNLELLERCKKLTNKLTTSMARSDLGLTTWSKLKKQTSQSPLRRHPSGNNNEGSNEATDVTDDNMSNSVIKSQSLPNLYRRKLMNSSINSAALSNSTVDSFTVNQRLMGTPMCMKVYDVSQHRSQGSQHSEPMSTSSTDNQTSSDKSQPKQTFSLVKLFMKQKSMSNDGIVSMDQMDRSECWPSSSGGESGESMGEQKLVDSKTAISERPQIDLPSTAVEEVSSVVYEEIQTVNPYNNRVYDEVLIEEEETGDGSKLSDSESNLYATVNKPHIKRTNLNIMNSPSRMRTNRKSCSSQSSATSVSISSCSESDGTQITKMNRLLQREPCDHKSTSTHLETDTIDKSIQTSSMQLSNMSQKEIFKVVEPSFLEKLKEGDCEKPVFVLYPSYTLPDISFLNGRPNIYLNPLKVNISPRSSESKKNRLQVKGKRPFSCNDLEMLKKKGLGHIKDWDSLNFLLPTECKQLLSEVPELMQHMKEKEGTQKCGDKYCSASPASRSKNRPTSCDCNNLVGNTTTVSSSSSTATQPSSGYRGSSTMLTDSSAQNSPAPAGNFNPLFVYRYDSATSSEASGVNNEGQRINPNIPKRSLSLADQTRIPKQGELAPPRPPLPKSILRKSMDKTRKSSTHTKRYSMFEMDDLIQDPVVCMTAATEHKTKRRSLQEPYYLQNQTMDYRKNNDIAAKRLSQQFLDAAEKDADYNEYYPDEGVGTESSLESGKSNELKFHRPHTPPLPKPRTKQMEYTEFPPPGALISSADLQQLEEFLKHSGFNCLNMDEWDQNQVQKVRNQVSKFLQMKRSQEENQRSTESSGSSCNSKKSVSFAQKSEVTKAESQQSQLKPMEDVKGVSLTTPPNSPNISAVIAQRLYQGKNLAEIPICEEAEVSPDEFGSPIHHDARGKYDVIDVSQKRALVSNVTDAVEMLIQHFSSATDQAELAFLGDSKESPACAKIALNALCPALYAIFRDGLKENIETSFGAVNNSVWQMVEATARQGPITKSLNELVLRINSEDAVTEGLVKFNAFILGLLNAQSVDAWVSYIRTRESILAKHYSPDSLILAGCVGEPRCRALLDTLLASLEPLKLLPFSLDLMFEMRELHRSFKKIESDMRAASRLECSGEEHWRPGSASSGASGNTGNGSGNSGGKFRRLQLKWEMLSNAESPVTPSGETSPAAARGSKIPRPVSSPVRPVAPTLQSPAKTTHRGIPVPVRKGTSPTTTTPRASTARAGTTNKKPPQAANRVIPETTAKRPEVKPRVQNVAVCNTTNVKRTPTSRVDGAGHGGAAPRPSSLPYGRTPPPAAPRRAASSSAARAHHAPTQQKNKYVRTLWHRLPSDSGHLAFNEGERLRLILEVDDQYLLCCRGEQKGLVPRDAVLLEDF